A window from Apostichopus japonicus isolate 1M-3 chromosome 2, ASM3797524v1, whole genome shotgun sequence encodes these proteins:
- the LOC139978717 gene encoding ribitol-5-phosphate transferase FKTN-like: protein MRISKRHDIPYHHFFVYKDYLIQLVIFYLRNDSYFWHGKIDWSQVSQTGSWMTKQWSHDQKLYGNRGEGAYDKMEFAEVKVDNVYFMVPKYPKKFLNQIQHSTFLECNYERAAKFVSRHYDDGDVVGERFRSNAKDILIAGAAVLDELGIPFWLSSGTCLSWFRECRIIGHSLDVDFGMKIEDYSVRLIPAMEMAGLMLVHQFGKRSDSYELSFVKDQLKLDIFFFYEEGNTLWNGGSDTSTGEKYKYIFPWFDLCWTEFIGIKVRVPCQTLSYVEANYGKSWNTKVTSWNWKSNPPMSYPTVSGRKKNGRKSCKSLKLSR, encoded by the exons ATGAGGATAAGTAAGAGACATGACATTCCATACCATCATTTCTTCGTGTACAAAGACTACCTGATTCAGCTGGTCATCTTTTACCTACGGAACGACAGTTACTTCTGGCACGGGAAGATTGATTGGTCCCAGGTCAGTCAGACGGGAAGCTGGATGACCAAACAGTGGAGTCATGACCAGAAACTTTATGGGAACAGAGGGGAAGGTGCATATGATAA AATGGAATTTGCCGAGGTAAAGGTCGATAACGTCTACTTTATGGTCCCTAAGTATCCCAAGAAGTTTCTAAATCAGATCCAACATTCTACATTCCTGGAGTGCAATTACGAGAGAGCTGCGAAATTTGTCTCGCGTCACTATGACGACGGCGACGTGGTCGGCGAGAGATTTCGATCTAACGCGAAAGACATCCTGATAGCAGGGGCGGCAGTCTTAGACGAGTTAGGGATTCCATTTTGGCTTAGCAGTGGCACTTGTCTCA GCTGGTTCAGAGAATGTCGTATCATTGGCCATAGTTTAGATGTAGATTTTGGGATGAAAATAGAAGACTATAGCGTCCGTCTGATACCGGCAATGGAGATGGCTGGACTGATGCTggtacatcagtttggtaag AGGAGTGATAGCTACGAACTTTCGTTTGTGAAAGATCAACTCAAATTGGATATATTCTTTTTCTATGAAGAAGGTAATACTCTATGGAACGGGGGATCGGACACAAGTACCGGCGAGAAATACAA ATACATTTTTCCGTGGTTCGATCTCTGCTGGACTGAGTTTATCGGAATCAAAGTAAGAGTGCCTTGCCAAACTCTGTCGTACGTGGAAGCCAACTACGGAAAGTCTTGGAACACCAAGGTGACCAGCTGGAACTGGAAGAGTAACCCCCCAATGTCATACCCAACGGTCAGTGGCCGAAAGAAGAATGGCCGGAAGTCATGCAAGTCTTTGAAATTATCGAGGTAG